The following are encoded in a window of Ferribacterium limneticum genomic DNA:
- a CDS encoding malate dehydrogenase encodes MSKAPMRVAITGAAGQIGYSLLFRIASGEMLGKDQPVILQLLDLPQAQQAVKGVMMELEDCAFPLLAGMVATDDPNVAFKDADVCLLVGARPRTKGMERADLLTANGAIFTVQGKAIAENAKEDVKVLVVGNPCNTNAFIAAAAAKKVGRTNPNNYHGMLRLDHNRALSQLANKIGRPVSSLKQLVVWGNHSPTMYADYRNCTSNGDSVKALINDHAWNNDVFLPTVGKRGAAIIEARGLSSAASAANAAIDHIRDWVLGSDEWVTLGVPSDGSYGIPAGIVFGFPCECKGGSFKIIQGLEIDEYSREKINFTLKELTDEAEAVKDML; translated from the coding sequence ATGTCCAAAGCCCCCATGCGCGTTGCCATTACCGGCGCCGCCGGCCAGATCGGTTATAGCCTGCTGTTCCGCATCGCCTCCGGCGAAATGCTCGGCAAAGACCAGCCGGTCATCCTTCAGTTGCTCGACCTGCCGCAAGCTCAGCAAGCCGTCAAGGGTGTGATGATGGAACTGGAAGACTGTGCCTTCCCGCTACTCGCCGGCATGGTTGCCACCGATGACCCCAATGTCGCCTTCAAGGATGCCGACGTCTGCCTGCTGGTTGGTGCCCGTCCGCGCACCAAGGGTATGGAGCGCGCTGACCTGCTGACCGCCAACGGCGCCATCTTCACCGTTCAAGGCAAGGCCATTGCCGAGAACGCCAAGGAAGACGTCAAGGTTCTGGTCGTCGGCAACCCCTGCAACACCAACGCCTTCATCGCCGCTGCCGCTGCCAAGAAGGTTGGCCGCACCAACCCGAATAACTACCACGGCATGCTGCGCCTGGACCACAACCGCGCTTTGTCGCAACTGGCCAACAAGATCGGCCGTCCGGTTTCTTCCCTGAAGCAGCTGGTCGTCTGGGGCAACCACTCCCCGACGATGTACGCTGACTACCGCAACTGCACTTCCAACGGCGACAGCGTCAAGGCTCTGATCAACGATCACGCCTGGAATAACGACGTTTTCCTGCCGACCGTTGGCAAGCGCGGCGCCGCCATCATCGAAGCCCGTGGCCTGTCTTCGGCAGCTTCCGCCGCCAATGCTGCCATCGACCACATCCGTGACTGGGTGCTCGGTTCCGACGAGTGGGTTACCCTGGGCGTGCCGTCTGACGGCTCCTACGGCATCCCGGCCGGTATCGTCTTCGGCTTCCCGTGCGAGTGCAAGGGTGGTTCGTTCAAGATCATCCAAGGCCTGGAAATCGACGAGTACAGCCGTGAGAAGATCAACTTCACGCTCAAGGAACTGACCGACGAAGCCGAAGCCGTCAAGGACATGCTGTAA
- the odhB gene encoding 2-oxoglutarate dehydrogenase complex dihydrolipoyllysine-residue succinyltransferase, giving the protein MSIIEVQVPQLSESVAEGTLASWKKKIGEAVARDEILIDIETDKVVLEVPSPAAGVLVEIIKADGETVVSGELIARIDTEAKAGAAAPTAEAPKAAAAAPAPVAAAAAPAGTASPSARKILDEKGIAATDVAGSGRGGRVTKEDAVAAAPKSGPVAAPAAAKAAMPTPPVTVALGDRTEQRVPMSRLRARIAERLLQSQQTNAILTTFNEVNMGPMMALRKQYGEKFEKAHGVRLGFMGFFVKAACAALQKFPILNASVDGNDIVYHGFIDIGIAVGSPRGLVVPIIRNADQMSIAEIEKKIAEFGSKAKDGKLTIEDLTGGTFSISNGGIFGSMMSTPIINPPQSAILGIHATKDRAMVENGQVVVRPMNYLAMSYDHRIIDGREAVLGLVTMKEALEDPSRLLLGV; this is encoded by the coding sequence ATGAGCATTATCGAAGTTCAAGTTCCCCAGCTTTCCGAGTCCGTCGCCGAAGGCACGCTCGCTTCCTGGAAAAAGAAAATCGGCGAGGCTGTTGCTCGCGACGAAATCCTGATCGACATCGAAACCGACAAGGTCGTTCTCGAGGTGCCGTCGCCGGCTGCTGGCGTTCTGGTCGAAATCATCAAGGCTGACGGCGAAACCGTTGTCTCCGGTGAGTTGATCGCCCGTATCGATACCGAAGCCAAGGCGGGTGCTGCTGCACCAACTGCTGAAGCGCCGAAAGCGGCCGCCGCTGCCCCCGCTCCGGTTGCCGCTGCTGCCGCACCGGCTGGTACGGCCAGCCCGTCGGCCCGTAAGATTCTCGACGAAAAGGGCATTGCTGCCACTGACGTCGCCGGTTCTGGTCGTGGTGGTCGCGTTACCAAGGAAGATGCTGTTGCCGCTGCGCCGAAGTCTGGCCCGGTTGCTGCTCCGGCTGCTGCCAAGGCTGCCATGCCGACGCCGCCGGTTACCGTTGCTCTGGGTGATCGCACCGAACAGCGTGTACCGATGTCCCGTCTGCGCGCCCGCATTGCAGAGCGTCTGCTGCAATCGCAACAGACGAATGCCATTCTGACCACGTTCAATGAAGTGAACATGGGCCCGATGATGGCACTGCGCAAGCAGTACGGTGAAAAGTTCGAAAAGGCCCACGGCGTCCGCCTCGGCTTCATGGGTTTCTTCGTCAAGGCCGCCTGTGCTGCCTTGCAGAAGTTCCCGATCCTCAACGCCTCGGTCGATGGCAATGACATTGTCTATCACGGCTTCATCGACATCGGTATCGCTGTTGGTTCGCCGCGCGGTCTGGTCGTGCCGATCATCCGCAATGCCGATCAGATGAGCATCGCCGAAATCGAGAAGAAGATCGCCGAGTTCGGTTCCAAAGCCAAGGATGGCAAGTTGACCATCGAAGATCTGACCGGTGGCACCTTCTCGATCTCCAACGGCGGCATCTTCGGTTCGATGATGTCCACTCCGATCATCAACCCGCCGCAGTCTGCGATTCTTGGCATCCATGCCACCAAGGACCGTGCCATGGTTGAGAACGGTCAAGTCGTTGTGCGTCCGATGAACTATCTGGCCATGTCCTACGATCACCGCATCATCGACGGCCGCGAAGCCGTCCTCGGTCTGGTGACCATGAAGGAAGCGCTGGAAGATCCTTCCCGCTTGCTGCTCGGCGTCTAA
- the sdhC gene encoding succinate dehydrogenase, cytochrome b556 subunit, whose protein sequence is MAEMTIKKRPKNLDLATINLPLPGKVSILHRVSGAGLFLCIPVLLWLFGASLGSPESFASFKSIAGMLPVKVILAGLLWAFVHHFCAGIRFLLLDLHIGIEKEAARKSAGVVLAVSIPLTLVLWGVLL, encoded by the coding sequence ATGGCAGAAATGACCATCAAGAAACGTCCAAAAAACTTGGACTTGGCTACAATAAATTTGCCGTTGCCGGGCAAGGTTTCAATTCTTCATCGTGTCAGCGGTGCGGGTTTGTTTCTTTGTATTCCTGTATTGCTCTGGCTCTTCGGTGCCAGTTTGGGCTCCCCTGAAAGTTTTGCCTCCTTCAAGTCGATTGCTGGAATGTTGCCTGTCAAGGTGATTCTGGCTGGTCTTCTTTGGGCATTTGTTCATCACTTCTGTGCTGGCATCCGCTTCCTCCTGCTCGATCTGCATATCGGTATCGAAAAGGAAGCAGCCCGGAAATCCGCCGGTGTTGTCCTCGCTGTCAGCATTCCGCTGACCCTGGTTCTCTGGGGGGTGTTGCTGTGA
- a CDS encoding 2-oxoglutarate dehydrogenase E1 component, giving the protein MPMTTMNNLFDSTMYFGGNAPFVEELYENYLNNPTAVPEEWREYFDRLAQMPGFVARDVAHAPVISAFAELAKDGGFRPAPAAGGDNKKQSAVGQLVTAYRSIGTRWADLDPLKRLPRPKIDELEPSFYGFTDADLNQSFSVGSLKGLPEIARLGDILETLKQTYCGTVGVEYMYMSDYNEKRWLQERLEGIRSRPTYSADQKKRLMERLTAAETLERYLHTKYVGQKRFSLEGGESLIVSMDEAIRTGGKLGIDEVVIGMAHRGRLNVLVNTLGKAPSMLFAEFEGKKKSDLSAGDVKYHMGFSSDVSTPGGPCHLTLAFNPSHLEIVNPVVEGSVYARQVRRGEDGKSKVLPVVVHGDSAVAGQGVNQEMLNFAQTRGYGTGGTLHIVVNNQIGFTTSDPRDYRSGHYCTDIFKMADVPIFHVNGDDPEAVALVTQLAMEFRQEFKKDVVVDIICFRKLGHNEQDEPMVTQPLMYKIISKHPGTRKLYGDRLIAEGVLPAEGPDQMIKEYREHLDKGELLYNPVLAGYKHPMTIDWTPFLTKGYIETCDTTVPMKELKRLSKALTTFPEGYTLHSRVKKIAEDRAAMGEGKLPVDWGMAENLAYASLLVSGYGVRISGEDVGRGTFFHRHAAFHDQNRENWDEGTYYPLKNLQEKQAGFQCYDSVLSEEAVLAFDYGYASANPYEMVIWEGQFGDFANGAQVVIDQFIASGEAKWGRACGLVMLLPHGYEGQGPEHSSARLERYMQACAEMNMEVCVPTTAAQVFHMLRRQGVRMQRKPLIVMTPKSLLRHKDAASSMEELATGEFKRVIGEVDELDAKKVKRVILCCGKVYYDLLAARREKKITDIAIVRVEQLYPFPKDSLEKELAKYPKATEVVWTQEEPRNQGAWYWIASRHHLDTQLGTKQKMLLVSRPASSSPAVGYLAKHNEQQKALVESALGKIEY; this is encoded by the coding sequence ATGCCTATGACTACGATGAATAATTTGTTCGACAGCACGATGTACTTTGGCGGAAATGCGCCGTTTGTAGAAGAGCTGTACGAAAACTACCTGAACAACCCGACTGCCGTGCCTGAAGAGTGGCGCGAGTACTTTGACCGTCTGGCACAGATGCCGGGCTTTGTTGCGCGTGACGTTGCGCATGCACCGGTGATTTCTGCCTTTGCCGAACTGGCCAAAGATGGTGGCTTCCGCCCGGCTCCTGCTGCCGGTGGCGATAACAAGAAACAATCCGCAGTTGGCCAGTTGGTTACGGCGTATCGCTCGATCGGCACGCGTTGGGCCGACCTCGATCCGCTCAAGCGCTTGCCACGTCCAAAAATTGACGAACTTGAGCCGTCGTTCTATGGCTTCACCGATGCTGATCTGAATCAGTCGTTTAGCGTTGGCTCCCTGAAAGGGCTCCCGGAAATTGCCAGGCTTGGCGATATCCTTGAAACCCTGAAGCAGACCTACTGCGGCACTGTCGGTGTCGAGTACATGTACATGTCGGATTACAACGAGAAGCGCTGGCTGCAGGAGCGTCTCGAGGGTATTCGTTCGCGCCCGACCTATTCTGCCGACCAGAAAAAACGCCTGATGGAGCGGTTGACCGCAGCCGAGACGCTGGAGCGCTACCTGCATACCAAGTATGTTGGTCAGAAACGTTTCTCGCTGGAAGGCGGTGAATCACTGATCGTTTCCATGGACGAAGCCATACGTACCGGTGGCAAGCTGGGCATTGACGAAGTCGTTATCGGGATGGCTCACCGTGGCCGTCTGAACGTGCTGGTCAATACGCTGGGCAAGGCCCCGTCGATGCTCTTCGCCGAATTCGAAGGCAAGAAGAAGAGCGATCTGTCGGCTGGTGACGTCAAATACCACATGGGTTTCTCGTCCGACGTTTCGACGCCGGGAGGCCCGTGCCACCTGACGCTGGCCTTCAATCCCTCGCACCTTGAAATCGTCAATCCGGTGGTCGAGGGTTCTGTATACGCTCGCCAGGTTCGTCGTGGTGAAGACGGCAAGTCCAAGGTGCTGCCGGTCGTCGTGCATGGCGACTCAGCAGTGGCCGGTCAAGGCGTCAATCAGGAAATGCTCAACTTCGCCCAGACTCGTGGCTACGGCACGGGTGGCACCTTGCATATCGTCGTGAACAATCAGATCGGCTTCACGACCAGCGACCCGCGTGACTATCGCTCAGGCCACTACTGTACCGACATTTTCAAGATGGCCGATGTGCCAATTTTCCACGTCAATGGCGACGATCCGGAAGCTGTCGCACTGGTTACCCAACTGGCCATGGAGTTCCGTCAGGAATTCAAGAAGGACGTCGTCGTCGATATCATCTGTTTCCGCAAGCTTGGTCACAACGAGCAGGACGAACCGATGGTTACCCAGCCGCTGATGTACAAGATCATCAGCAAGCATCCGGGTACCCGCAAGCTCTATGGCGATCGTCTGATTGCCGAAGGCGTGCTGCCGGCCGAAGGTCCTGATCAGATGATCAAGGAATATCGCGAACACCTCGATAAGGGCGAGTTGCTCTACAACCCGGTGCTGGCTGGCTACAAGCACCCGATGACTATCGACTGGACGCCGTTCCTGACCAAGGGCTACATCGAAACCTGCGATACCACCGTACCGATGAAGGAATTGAAGCGCCTCTCCAAGGCACTGACGACCTTCCCGGAAGGCTACACACTACATTCCCGCGTCAAGAAAATTGCCGAAGATCGCGCCGCCATGGGCGAGGGAAAGCTACCGGTCGACTGGGGTATGGCTGAAAACCTCGCCTATGCCTCATTGCTGGTTTCAGGCTATGGTGTTCGTATTTCCGGTGAAGACGTTGGCCGTGGCACCTTCTTCCATCGCCACGCTGCCTTCCACGATCAGAATCGCGAAAACTGGGATGAAGGTACCTACTATCCGCTGAAGAATCTGCAGGAAAAGCAGGCGGGCTTCCAGTGCTACGATTCCGTGCTGTCGGAAGAAGCCGTTCTGGCTTTCGACTACGGTTACGCTTCGGCCAATCCGTATGAAATGGTGATCTGGGAAGGCCAGTTCGGCGACTTCGCCAACGGTGCCCAGGTCGTCATCGACCAGTTCATCGCTTCCGGCGAAGCCAAGTGGGGTCGTGCCTGTGGTTTGGTGATGTTGCTGCCGCACGGCTACGAAGGCCAGGGCCCAGAGCACTCCTCAGCCCGTCTCGAACGCTACATGCAGGCCTGTGCCGAAATGAACATGGAAGTCTGTGTGCCAACTACGGCAGCTCAGGTCTTCCACATGCTGCGCCGTCAGGGTGTCCGCATGCAGCGCAAGCCGCTGATCGTCATGACGCCAAAGTCGCTGCTCCGTCACAAGGATGCTGCCTCCAGCATGGAAGAACTGGCCACCGGCGAGTTCAAACGTGTTATTGGCGAGGTCGATGAGCTCGATGCCAAGAAGGTCAAGCGCGTAATCCTTTGCTGTGGCAAGGTTTACTACGACCTGCTGGCAGCGCGCCGTGAGAAGAAGATCACCGATATCGCCATCGTTCGCGTTGAACAGCTGTATCCCTTCCCGAAGGATTCGCTCGAGAAGGAACTGGCCAAGTATCCGAAGGCGACCGAAGTGGTCTGGACCCAGGAAGAGCCACGCAACCAGGGCGCCTGGTACTGGATCGCCTCGCGTCACCATCTGGATACCCAGCTGGGTACCAAGCAGAAGATGTTGCTGGTGTCTCGTCCGGCTTCCTCTTCACCGGCGGTTGGCTATCTGGCCAAACATAACGAGCAACAAAAGGCACTGGTCGAGTCCGCACTGGGCAAGATCGAGTACTGA
- the sdhA gene encoding succinate dehydrogenase flavoprotein subunit, with amino-acid sequence MSIPVLKFDAVIVGAGGAGLRSAIQLSEAGLKTAVLSKVFPTRSHTVAAQGGVAASLGNSEEDHWTWHMYDTVKGSDWLGDQDAIEFMCKKANEVVVELEHYGMPFDRTDDGKIYQRPFGGHMSNFGEKPVRRSCAAADRTGHAMLHAMYQRNVKANTQFFVEWMALDLIRDEEGHVLGVTAMEMETGQIVIFHARATIFATGGAGRIYYSSTNAFINTGDGLGMAARAGIPLEDMEFWQFHPTGVAGAGVLITEGVRGEGGILRNSSKERFMERYAPNAKDLASRDVVSRAMTTEIKEGRGCGVNKDYVLLDITHLDPATIMKRLPGIHEIGLQFAGVDCLKEPLPVVPTCHYQMGGIPTHYSGRVVMPQGGDMNAVVPGFYAGGECACASVHGANRLGTNSLLDLLVFGKSAGDSAVEDLKAGRAHRDLPKGVADKTLARISALDNRKGGANVHETRLAMQRTMQDHAGVFRFSDMLKQGVSKILEVEKAARNLEIKDKSMAWNTARTEALEMENLIEVAKATMISAEARKESRGAHVRDDAPDSAEFPNGRNDAVWLKHTLFSPVDNSICYKPVNMQPLSVEPVELKTRSY; translated from the coding sequence GTGAGTATTCCTGTTCTCAAGTTTGATGCGGTGATCGTCGGTGCCGGTGGCGCCGGTCTGCGTTCCGCGATCCAATTGTCTGAAGCCGGGCTAAAAACGGCTGTTCTTTCCAAGGTCTTTCCGACCCGTTCGCATACCGTTGCGGCGCAGGGCGGCGTTGCCGCCTCTCTCGGTAACTCCGAGGAAGATCACTGGACGTGGCACATGTACGATACCGTCAAGGGCTCCGACTGGCTCGGCGACCAGGATGCGATTGAATTCATGTGCAAGAAGGCCAACGAAGTTGTCGTTGAGCTCGAGCACTACGGCATGCCGTTCGACCGTACCGATGATGGCAAGATCTATCAGCGCCCGTTCGGTGGTCACATGTCGAACTTCGGCGAGAAGCCGGTTCGTCGTTCCTGTGCTGCTGCCGACCGTACCGGTCACGCCATGCTGCATGCGATGTATCAGCGCAACGTCAAGGCCAACACCCAGTTCTTCGTCGAATGGATGGCGCTCGACCTGATTCGTGACGAAGAGGGCCATGTCCTCGGCGTTACCGCCATGGAAATGGAAACCGGCCAGATCGTTATTTTCCATGCTCGCGCCACTATTTTTGCTACCGGCGGTGCTGGCCGTATCTACTACTCTTCGACCAATGCCTTCATCAATACTGGTGACGGCCTGGGTATGGCGGCGCGTGCCGGTATTCCGCTCGAAGATATGGAATTCTGGCAGTTCCACCCGACCGGCGTCGCGGGGGCTGGCGTCCTGATTACTGAAGGCGTGCGCGGCGAAGGCGGCATCCTGCGTAATTCCAGCAAGGAGCGCTTCATGGAGCGCTATGCGCCGAACGCCAAGGATCTCGCGTCGCGTGACGTGGTTTCCCGCGCCATGACCACCGAAATCAAGGAAGGACGTGGTTGTGGTGTCAACAAGGATTACGTCCTTCTCGACATCACCCACCTCGATCCGGCTACTATCATGAAGCGCCTGCCTGGTATCCATGAAATCGGCCTGCAGTTCGCCGGTGTTGATTGCCTGAAAGAGCCGTTGCCGGTCGTGCCGACCTGTCACTACCAGATGGGTGGTATTCCGACCCATTACTCCGGTCGTGTCGTGATGCCGCAAGGTGGCGACATGAACGCCGTTGTCCCGGGCTTCTATGCGGGTGGTGAGTGTGCCTGTGCCTCGGTGCACGGTGCTAATCGCCTCGGCACGAATTCGCTGCTCGACCTGCTGGTTTTTGGCAAGTCGGCTGGTGACTCCGCTGTTGAAGACCTCAAGGCTGGTCGCGCTCACCGCGATCTGCCGAAGGGTGTTGCCGACAAGACCCTGGCTCGTATCAGCGCACTCGATAATCGCAAGGGTGGTGCCAACGTGCACGAAACTCGTCTGGCCATGCAACGCACCATGCAGGACCATGCCGGTGTGTTCCGCTTCAGTGACATGCTGAAGCAGGGCGTCAGCAAAATTCTTGAAGTCGAGAAGGCAGCTCGCAATCTGGAAATCAAGGACAAGTCGATGGCCTGGAATACGGCCCGGACCGAAGCGCTGGAAATGGAAAACCTTATTGAGGTCGCCAAGGCCACGATGATTTCCGCCGAGGCTCGCAAAGAGTCCCGTGGCGCTCATGTGCGTGACGATGCCCCGGATAGCGCTGAGTTCCCGAATGGCCGTAACGATGCCGTGTGGCTCAAGCACACGCTGTTCTCGCCGGTCGATAACTCGATCTGCTACAAGCCAGTTAACATGCAACCCCTGTCCGTCGAGCCCGTTGAGCTCAAGACGCGCTCGTACTAA
- a CDS encoding succinate dehydrogenase iron-sulfur subunit, which produces MSKRMVQFSIYRYDPDKDDAPYMQDISVELEPTDRKLLDALTKLKAKDDAISYRRSCREGVCGSDAMNINGKNGLACLTDIDSLKQPIVLRPLPGLPVIRDLIVDMTQFFKQYHSIKPYLVNNDPPPERERLQSPEDREELNGLYECILCACCSTACPSFWWNPDKFVGPAGLLAAYRFIADTRDQATNERLDNLEDPYRLFRCHSIMNCVDVCPKGLNPTKAIGKIKDMMVRRAV; this is translated from the coding sequence ATGAGCAAACGCATGGTTCAATTCAGTATCTATCGCTACGATCCGGACAAGGATGACGCGCCTTACATGCAGGACATCTCGGTTGAACTCGAACCGACTGACCGCAAACTGTTGGATGCGTTGACCAAGCTGAAGGCCAAGGATGACGCAATCTCCTATCGTCGCTCTTGTCGTGAGGGTGTGTGTGGCTCAGATGCCATGAACATCAACGGCAAGAATGGCTTGGCTTGTCTGACCGATATCGACAGCCTGAAGCAGCCTATCGTGCTGCGTCCGCTGCCGGGGTTGCCAGTCATTCGCGATCTGATCGTGGATATGACCCAGTTCTTCAAGCAGTACCACTCGATCAAGCCTTACCTGGTCAATAACGATCCTCCGCCAGAGCGCGAGCGTTTGCAGTCGCCTGAGGATCGTGAAGAGCTGAATGGCCTGTATGAATGCATCTTGTGTGCCTGCTGTTCCACCGCCTGCCCGTCGTTCTGGTGGAATCCGGACAAGTTTGTCGGCCCGGCCGGACTACTGGCGGCTTACCGTTTCATCGCCGATACGCGCGATCAGGCGACCAACGAGCGTCTCGATAATCTTGAAGACCCGTATCGACTGTTCCGTTGCCACTCCATCATGAACTGTGTTGACGTGTGCCCGAAGGGTCTGAACCCGACCAAGGCCATTGGCAAGATCAAGGACATGATGGTTCGTCGCGCCGTCTGA
- a CDS encoding FAD assembly factor SdhE has translation MERADYERLRWRCIRRALLELDITLTRFLDGGEFEKLDDDQQQAFVVLADMEDYDLWDLLTGKAEIDDPRLAHMVTLIRKS, from the coding sequence ATGGAAAGAGCGGACTACGAACGTCTGCGCTGGCGTTGTATTCGTCGCGCGCTTCTTGAGCTTGATATCACCCTCACGCGTTTCCTGGATGGTGGTGAGTTTGAAAAGCTTGACGACGATCAGCAACAGGCGTTTGTGGTGCTCGCTGACATGGAGGATTACGATCTCTGGGACTTGTTGACAGGCAAGGCAGAGATCGACGATCCCCGCTTGGCGCACATGGTGACGCTAATTCGTAAGAGTTGA
- a CDS encoding GntR family transcriptional regulator: MTRDASRPAPRLSSPTFSPLYRQIKDFLIRSLEEGEWGPGDAIPSEGELATRFNVSQGTVRKAIDEMAAENMLVRRQGKGTFVATHSDPRSFYRFLRLVPDDDKAAHAVSDPFFCETIDASPEVAAVLGLHAGDKVVHVKRLLRFSGEPVVFDQIYLVAELFDGLTLDGLRGGERSLYSLFESDFGVRMIRAEERLRAVGADAQSAGMIGVKLGEPLLLVERTAYTYGNKPVEWRRGLYSTRHHYYRNDLG; this comes from the coding sequence ATGACTCGTGACGCCTCTCGTCCTGCTCCCCGCCTAAGCTCCCCGACTTTCAGCCCCCTCTATCGCCAGATCAAGGATTTCTTGATTCGTAGCCTGGAGGAGGGCGAGTGGGGGCCGGGTGATGCAATACCGAGTGAAGGGGAGTTGGCAACGCGTTTCAATGTAAGCCAGGGGACGGTCCGCAAAGCCATTGATGAAATGGCTGCTGAAAACATGCTGGTTCGGCGTCAGGGAAAGGGTACGTTTGTCGCGACGCATAGCGACCCGCGGTCCTTTTATCGTTTCCTGAGGCTCGTGCCGGACGATGACAAGGCGGCGCATGCAGTCAGTGATCCGTTCTTTTGTGAAACCATTGACGCCTCACCTGAGGTGGCGGCAGTTCTGGGTTTGCATGCGGGTGACAAGGTGGTTCATGTCAAGCGCCTGCTGCGTTTCAGTGGTGAGCCGGTGGTTTTTGATCAGATTTATCTGGTCGCCGAGTTGTTTGACGGCTTGACGCTGGACGGGTTGCGGGGAGGCGAACGTTCGCTCTACAGCCTTTTTGAAAGCGATTTTGGGGTTCGGATGATTCGCGCCGAAGAGCGTTTGCGGGCGGTTGGGGCGGATGCTCAGAGTGCCGGCATGATTGGAGTCAAGTTGGGCGAGCCCCTTTTGCTCGTCGAACGAACGGCTTATACCTATGGCAATAAACCGGTGGAGTGGCGGCGTGGTCTTTATTCCACGCGGCATCACTACTACCGAAACGATCTGGGGTGA
- the sdhD gene encoding succinate dehydrogenase, hydrophobic membrane anchor protein: MINRIVVGAHYGLKDWIIQRATAVIMAVYSVLIAAVLLVVRPSTFEAWQGLFANGVIKFLTFLFFVSLFYHAWIGVRDIWMDYVKPTGLRLSLHVLTAAALVGYTAWAAAILWRL, translated from the coding sequence GTGATCAACCGCATAGTTGTCGGTGCCCACTACGGCCTGAAAGACTGGATAATCCAGCGTGCAACCGCTGTCATCATGGCGGTCTACTCGGTATTGATTGCCGCAGTTCTGCTCGTTGTTCGTCCCTCGACCTTTGAGGCTTGGCAGGGTCTGTTTGCCAATGGCGTCATCAAGTTCCTGACCTTCCTTTTCTTCGTCAGTCTGTTCTACCACGCCTGGATTGGCGTGCGTGACATCTGGATGGACTACGTGAAGCCGACCGGCCTGCGCCTGTCCCTGCACGTTCTGACCGCTGCTGCGTTGGTGGGTTACACCGCGTGGGCTGCTGCGATTCTCTGGAGGCTGTAA
- the gltA gene encoding citrate synthase, translating into MTTERKAILTIDGQAPVEFQVMTPTHGNDCIDIRTLGAKTGLFTYDSGFLSTASCKSTVTFIDGDKGELLYRGYPIEQLAENCNFLEVTYLLKNGELPNAKQKTSFESTIKNHTMVHEQLTKFYSGFRRDAHPMAVMTGVVGALSAFYHDAMDFSDSEHRNVSFNRLVAKMPTIVAMAYKYNTGAPFMYPDNDLDYTANFMRMMFGNPCEKYKPNPVLVNALDTIFTLHADHEQNASTSTVRLAGSSGANPFACIAAGIACLWGPAHGGANEACLQMLEQIGDVSKVGEYINRAKDKNDSFKLMGFGHRVYKNFDPRAKLMRKVCFDVLSELGLQNDRLFKLAMELEKIALEDPYFVEKKLYPNVDFYSGIVQKAIGIPTEMFTCIFALARTVGWMTQWEEMITDPEYKIGRPRQLYMGAAKRDVVPLAQRG; encoded by the coding sequence ATGACGACTGAACGCAAGGCAATTTTGACAATCGATGGACAGGCTCCCGTCGAATTCCAGGTTATGACTCCGACGCACGGCAACGATTGCATCGATATTCGCACCCTGGGTGCCAAGACCGGACTGTTTACTTATGACTCCGGCTTTCTTTCTACCGCTAGCTGCAAGTCCACTGTTACCTTCATTGACGGTGACAAGGGAGAATTGCTTTATCGCGGCTATCCGATTGAGCAGCTGGCTGAGAACTGCAACTTCCTCGAAGTCACCTATCTGCTGAAGAACGGTGAATTGCCGAATGCCAAGCAAAAGACTTCGTTTGAAAGCACCATCAAGAATCACACGATGGTGCATGAGCAGCTGACCAAATTCTATTCTGGCTTCCGTCGCGATGCTCACCCGATGGCCGTCATGACTGGCGTTGTCGGTGCGTTGTCAGCTTTCTATCACGATGCCATGGACTTTTCCGATTCCGAGCACCGGAATGTCAGCTTCAACCGCCTCGTCGCCAAGATGCCGACCATCGTCGCCATGGCCTACAAGTACAACACCGGTGCGCCGTTCATGTATCCGGACAACGACCTGGATTACACCGCCAACTTCATGCGCATGATGTTTGGCAATCCGTGCGAAAAGTACAAGCCGAACCCGGTCTTGGTTAACGCGCTGGATACAATCTTCACGCTGCACGCTGATCACGAGCAGAACGCCTCGACCTCGACCGTTCGTCTGGCTGGTTCGTCCGGTGCCAATCCGTTTGCCTGTATCGCTGCCGGTATCGCCTGTCTGTGGGGCCCGGCACACGGCGGCGCCAACGAAGCCTGTCTGCAGATGCTCGAGCAGATCGGTGACGTCTCCAAGGTTGGTGAGTACATCAATCGCGCCAAGGACAAGAACGATTCCTTCAAGCTCATGGGCTTCGGTCACCGCGTTTACAAGAACTTCGATCCGCGCGCCAAGCTCATGCGCAAGGTGTGTTTCGACGTTCTTTCCGAACTCGGGCTGCAGAACGACCGCCTTTTCAAGCTGGCCATGGAACTGGAAAAGATAGCTCTGGAAGATCCGTACTTCGTCGAGAAGAAGCTCTATCCGAACGTCGACTTCTACTCTGGCATCGTCCAGAAGGCCATCGGCATCCCGACCGAAATGTTCACCTGCATCTTTGCGCTGGCCCGCACGGTTGGCTGGATGACGCAGTGGGAAGAAATGATTACCGATCCGGAATACAAGATTGGTCGTCCGCGTCAACTGTACATGGGTGCAGCAAAGCGCGACGTAGTGCCGCTCGCCCAACGCGGCTAA